The genome window AGAGCCTCTAGTTCCGGAGTCGCATCTACGAGAACGCCGGCCTGGTGATTGGCGACCTGAACGACCTCTGACACCGCCTGGACTATCTGTTCCACGCCCTCCCTGGTTCCGGCAATAATATCGTGGATTTCCTTGGACGAATTGGCAGTGGCGCCTGATAATTTGCGCACTTCTTCCGCCACTACTGTAAACCCGCGCCCATGTACTCCCACCCTGGCCGCCTCAATGGCCGCGTTCAATCCGATGAGGTTGGTCTGAGCAGCAATCTTTTGAATTACCGAGACGATACTGTCAGTTTCCTTAACACGGATGCTGGTTTCAGTGGACAGGGCCAAAAGTTTCTCGCCGGTCGCCGCTAAATTCTGTGCCTCCACAGTGATGCGCTGGACTGTATCGGCGATGGGTTTAATGGCACTAAATAACCTGTCGGCTATCTCCTGCAGTCGGCCTTGCCTTTCTGTCGACTGAGAAATGCTGATGGCACCGATTACTTCCTGGTTCGCATTAAAAACAGGAAGTCCGATGGCTACATACTGGATCCCAAAGACTTCCTTGCCTACTTCCACAACCACCCGGTCCTTTTCCCGCATGGCCTGAGCAGCTGCCGTAGCCGGAGGCACAGGGTCACCTTCTCTAATGCGGAGGTCCAGGCCTTTTGCCGGAATATAGAGCAGGGCCTTCTCCCGGTCGGTGATAAAAACGCCCACGTCATCGAAGGAAAAACCGTTGATCAGTGGTGCCACTGCCAGCAGGTGGTCAAGCATTGTCACATTCTTCTCTGCGCCAGCCAAATCAGACTCCTCCTATATGTGATTTTTTTTAGCAATCATTACGCGGTTTGGTCCCGGGATAAGACCGCATCGACAAAAATCTTTACTACTTCCGGATCAAACTGGGCCCCGGCATTTTTTATCAGCTCCGCCAGTGCCTCTTCTTTGGACAGCGACTTGCGGTAAGGTCTTTCCGCCACCATCGCATCATAGGCATCAGCTACCGCTGTGATGCGGGCCTGTAGCGGAATTTCTTTTTGGCGCAGGCCCCTGGGGTAACCCTGGCCATCCCAGCGTTCATGGTGGGCAAGAACGTATTCCGCCATTTCCGCCATCTCGTTCACCGAACTCAAGATGCGATATCCAATCTCCGGATGCCGTTGGATTTCCCTCCATTCTTCCGGCGTCAAGCTGCCGCGCTTGTTGAGGATGGTTTCGGAAACGGCGATCTTGCCGATGTCATGAAGCATTCCCATATTTCGCAGGTCAACAATGATTTCTTCCTTCAGTCCCATCGCCTGTCCAATTTCTGAACTTAGCTCGCTGACCCGCCGGGAATGCTGTTCCTCCCGTTTGT of Syntrophomonadaceae bacterium contains these proteins:
- a CDS encoding chemotaxis protein; this encodes MLDHLLAVAPLINGFSFDDVGVFITDREKALLYIPAKGLDLRIREGDPVPPATAAAQAMREKDRVVVEVGKEVFGIQYVAIGLPVFNANQEVIGAISISQSTERQGRLQEIADRLFSAIKPIADTVQRITVEAQNLAATGEKLLALSTETSIRVKETDSIVSVIQKIAAQTNLIGLNAAIEAARVGVHGRGFTVVAEEVRKLSGATANSSKEIHDIIAGTREGVEQIVQAVSEVVQVANHQAGVLVDATPELEALKALADRLLKIAGELTAKA